The nucleotide sequence AGATGCAGAAACCGTTGTTAAATTAGCCGAAGGTCTAAAGTTAGAGAAAAAAGCGCTTTTAATTGCAGCAGGATATCTGGATAATGAAAATGTAGAGGAAACAACTGACTTAAAAGAATGTATAAGAATTGCCCTGCAAAAATTGGGGTGGATAAACTCCTACAATGATATAAATGAAGAAACCATTACTTACGTAGAATTTTTGTTAAAAAAGTATGGAAACAAATATAAACAAATTCCTTAAAACAACATTAAGGAATTTGTTTAATTATTACTTTATATTTCTTACATACTCTATAACTCTCCTCTCCCTTTCATTTCCCAAATCTGAAAGTTCAATCAAACTGGAACTCAATTCAGGGTTAGTAACTAAAATACTTTGTATTATCCTATCTTCCATGTAGTCACATTTTAGGATAAAATTTTTAAAATCTATCCAATTCAATTTTTCTAAAAGATTGTTCAAATTTTTATATTCAGAAAAACTTCTACTATCCTCAATTCTGTTTGCAATTTTTTCTTCTAAAATACCAAAAATATATTCTTCTACATACTCTCCTTTAAATACTAACTCTTCAATGTAATCTACCAAATTTCCTATTTCATTATTGTTAATAACACCTATAGCTTTCTGAATCTCTTCTTTACTATTTGAAAACAAAAAATTAAATTTTTTTTTGACATAATATCATTCCTTTCTTCTGTATTTTCCATACATTTTCATAATATCATTTACAGCATCAATTTATCGTCTTTTTTATGACAATTAGCAATCACGTATATGACAAAAATACAGTTGTTAGTATTATAATTCAACTGTATTTTTAGTGACTTTTATTTAGTTATAAAACTGCCCAATAAATAATTTTTATATATACACTGATTATCACAATATATTTCAATTCTTCCTATCATATTATTATTTAAAATTGGACTCTTTATATCCTTAGATACTATTACCTTTTTCGAATAAATCTTGTTCTTACTGCACGGAATATATATATCACTAGGTGCTAAAAGC is from Clostridium acetobutylicum ATCC 824 and encodes:
- a CDS encoding helix-turn-helix domain-containing protein; the encoded protein is MDNKLSKIPTETFGEYIKRIRELRGYSQRKLSTLSDLSNTTICRIEKGSENGIENPDAETVVKLAEGLKLEKKALLIAAGYLDNENVEETTDLKECIRIALQKLGWINSYNDINEETITYVEFLLKKYGNKYKQIP